A single region of the Plutella xylostella chromosome 28, ilPluXylo3.1, whole genome shotgun sequence genome encodes:
- the LOC119692600 gene encoding uncharacterized protein LOC119692600, which produces MVNTRSASKSASVAGATDSTGTEATATTATTSSGDTYTSTGASTDTSNEASSTAAASEVTAPASATARVPAPAPPAPTPATPKPVKPHTPRRACSNASSKGRRRELLKAKEELLKKQMELAAVRVAMLEEETDDEEDEDDTSTIRGVRMSEWVQQSTLALTMQPHHAVPREDAGATAGLPRRTSMPEPRIEASPPGAALENAAPPSARREPCPMGADEPRVQLPPNPYTSEPHVYEPPRPVQHRYDPRPSAFDYKELAEAIALASLTEQENLSRLRRAIKGAAKEAVHCLFIGTPSTREVMELLSAQFGRPDALIIHEMEKLRRLPKIVDTPKAICDFAATMTNATATVVALKKEQYLHNAEIVNNVVEKLPATLRNECYTYITEQPEDIPDLVKLTQFAKRAAARCSRFAPMDIAASDRREPAPKKTARTYHVDTTTAAKPACPICGEKHEAAACPTLKRAEVPARWDIAKKYKLCFRCMKIRKYRHSCKPKQCDKDGCTYMHHPLLHGGTYASTASTQVVQSQESEAVTTAREERSATGLLKILQVRVTGPKGSLDTYALLDDGSTCTLIESAVAQQIGATGPPSPFYIEGVSGMKIDASESRRVNLKICGRNTSEVDICARTVPDIGVSPQTVPAGIIKSCPHLQDIKEDILYERGAATILLGQDNWELLLTHAFKSGARGQPVASLTTLGWVLHGVQYRQPAVQRVHHLTVQPLQEETMEKMMRDHFALESLCVDKKKSYTEAERRALTQLEENTRALPAGGYETCLLWKEDDPRPPDNYSSTMKRLELLERKLDKNEAMKTRYNAQMQVLLDSGYAEEAPREKNEKIWYLPHFAVINPQKPEKLRIVHDAAARTRGTSLNDMLLPGPDLLQSLPRVLMRFRQHAVAVSADIKDMFMRVHIREEDRDMQRFLWRGDRRAGPPTEYRMKSVIFGATSSPCTAIYVKNSNAERYKDIYPEAAEAVVRNHYVDDYLASYETEEEAVRISTEVNKIHHFANYDLQKWTSNSRIVLAQLSSSEAEDPRLLQLDPGKLLGMVWHPEDDTLSFNLNKHRIPEAILSGERTPTKREALRTVMSIYDPLGLATPVTVQAKRILQDVWRSGIDWDAQLEDNEARAWRSWIEHAQQLPRLAVPRCYASYSGAATRELHIFVDASSSAYAAVVYWRVVDQEGNTHLSLVSGKARVAQLNKVVSIPRLELQAAVLGCRLAQAAIEEHDLKPSRRVYWSDSRTVLTWLRNGPRTYKPFVAHRVAEISDTTKTKEWRWVPTKENTADDATRDTPPDFNSSHRWYRGPAFLYLPEEHWPREEKIVEEDTGEERTLVTVAATRLSEALPDITRFSNFMRVIRATARVLQFIELLRAKKQTVLHKRTKKNEEADPAWTSTTPRTATRAATPAVKTAVRKYLLLSARHMHRARQLWLRSQQQENFAEEIAALQKSVAIPTTSRLHNLSVILDEEKIIRLRSRIATAADITPSQREPAVLDGNHRWTRLYIAWVHKQLHHGGFETTANEVRQHYWVLRLRHAVRSEVKQCLACRIRKATPAQPSTGNHPHTRLAHHQRPFTYTGLDYFGPLMVTVGRTKQKRYGVLFTCLTTRAVHLEVAGSLSTDSAIMALRRFIARRNCPSELHSDNGTNLRGADVELKKAALAAMEEEASVRFIQWRYIPPSAPFMGGAWERLVRSVKNALQVTLHERAPKEEVLATLLVEAEHTINSRPLTHVSTSADDEEALTPNHFLLGAPSRVPLPGAFTEDDEAGRKDWRKSQRLADMFWARWVREYLPELQHRREPRATNGAIKKDDLVLIADGTLPRNCWPRGVVVSTYPGPDGEVRAVDVRTNRGVLRRPTKKLVILPVNT; this is translated from the exons ATGGTGAACACAAGAAGCGCCTCCAAGTCAGCCTCGGTAGCCGGTGCCACGGACAGCACCGGTACTGAGGCCACCGCGACGACGGCAACCACGAGCAGCGGGGATACCTACACGTCGACGGGAGCATCCACGGACACATCGAACGAAGCATCAAGCACTGCGGCCGCCTCAGAAGTCACGGCGCCCGCCTCCGCTACAGCCCGTGTCCctgcccccgcgccccccgcgcctaCCCCTGCGACGCCGAAGCCCGTCAAGCCGCACACGCCACGTCGCGCATGTTCAAATGCGTCTTCAAAGGGTCGCCGCCGGGAGTTGCTGAAGGCCAAGGAAGAGCTTCTGAAGAAACAAATGGAGTTAGCCGCCGTACGGGTGGCCATGCTGGAAGAAGAAACGGACGATGAAGAAGATGAAGACGACACCTCCACCATAAGGGGTGTCCGCATGTCCGAGTGGGTACAACAAAGTACTCTCGCGCTGACCATGCAACCACATCACGCCGTGCCGAGAGAAGACGCCGGAGCGACAGCGGGCCTCCCACGCCGGACATCGATGCCAGAGCCGCGCATCGAAGCCAGTCCACCGGGAGCCGCACTGGAGaacgccgcgccgccgtctGCACGTCGTGAGCCGTGTCCCATGGGTGCCGACGAGCCGAGAGTACAGCTGCCACCGAACCCGTACACGTCAGAGCCGCACGTGTACGAGCCGCCGCGTCCGGTGCAGCATCGCTACGACCCACGACCGAGCGCCTTCGACTACAAGGAGCTAGCCGAAGCCATCGCCCTCGCT TCCCTCACGGAGCAAGAGAACCTGTCTCGACTGCGCAGAGCCATCAAAGGAGCAGCGAAGGAGGCCGTCCACTGCCTGTTCATCGGGACGCCCTCTACAAGAGAAGTGATGGAGCTGCTGTCTGCGCAATTCGGGAGGCCGGACGCACTCATCATTCACGAGATGGAGAAGCTGCGCAGACTACCGAAGATCGTCGACACTCCGAAGGCCATCTGCGACTTCGCCGCGACGATGACCAACGCGACGGCCACAGTGGTGGCATTGAAGAAGGAGCAGTACCTACACAATGCGGAGATCGTCAACAACGTCGTGGAAAAGCTGCCGGCCACACTGCGCAACGAGTGCTACACCTACATCACCGAGCAGCCTGAAGACATCCCCGACCTAGTCAAGCTGACGCAGTTCGCCAAGCGGGCCGCGGCACGGTGCAGCCGCTTCGCGCCCATGGACATCGCAGCGAGTGACCGGCGGGAGCCCGCGCCAAAGAAGACTGCGCGCACATACCACGTCGACACAACTACAGCTGCGAAGCCTGCGTGCCCCATCTGCGGCGAGAAGCATGAAGCTGCCGCCTGTCCGACACTGAAGCGAGCCGAAGTACCTGCGAGGTGGGACATAGCGAAGAAATACAAACTATGTTTCCGCTGCATGAAGATCCGCAAGTACCGACACTCCTGCAAGCCGAAGCAGTGCGACAAGGACGGGTGTACCTACATGCACCATCCGCTGCTGCATGGCGGTACCTACGCATCGACCGCCAGTACGCAAGTCGTCCAATCGCAAGAATCTGAAGCAGTAACAACAGCGCGAGAAGAAAGAAGTGCAACGGGGCTCCTGAAGATACTACAAGTACGAGTCACCGGACCAAAGGGGTCGCTCGACACCTACGCGCTACTAGACGACGGGTCGACGTGCACACTCATCGAGTCAGCAGTCGCGCAGCAGATCGGAGCAACGGGACCGCCGTCACCCTTTTACATAGAAGGGGTGTCGGGCATGAAGATCGACGCCAGTGAGTCGCGCCGAGTCAACTTGAAGATCTGCGGGCGCAACACGAGCGAAGTCGACATCTGCGCGCGCACAGTGCCGGACATCGGTGTCTCGCCTCAGACGGTGCCTGCGGGGATCATCAAGAGCTGCCCACACCTGCAGGACATCAAAGAAGACATCCTCTACGAGCGAGGCGCTGCCACCATCCTGCTCGGGCAAGATAACTGGGAGTTGCTGCTCACGCACGCTTTCAAGTCGGGCGCGCGCGGACAACCTGTGGCGTCACTCACGACGCTCGGGTGGGTGCTACACGGCGTGCAGTACCGACAGCCGGCAGTGCAGCGCGTGCACCACCTCACGGTGCAGCCGCTTCAAGAAGAGACAATGGAAAAAATGATGCGGGACCACTTCGCACTCGAGTCGCTGTGCGTCGACAAGAAGAAATCATACACAGAGGCCGAGCGACGCGCGCTTACGCAGCTAGAAGAAAACACGCGCGCACTACCGGCGGGAGGCTACGAAACATGCCTCCTGTGGAAGGAAGACGACCCTCGGCCACCAGACAACTACTCGAGTACAATGAAGCGACTCGAGTTGCTCGAGAGGAAGCTGGACAAGAACGAAGCTATGAAGACGCGGTACAACGCACAGATGCAGGTGCTGCTCGACAGCGGATACGCTGAGGAGGCGCCGCGTGAGAAGAACGAGAAGATCTGGTACCTGCCTCACTTCGCTGTCATCAACCCTCAGAAGCCGGAGAAACTGAGGATCGTCCACGACGCCGCCGCTCGAACGAGAGGGACAAGTCTCAACGACATGCTGCTGCCCGGCCCAGACCTCCTGCAGTCACTCCCGAGGGTCCTCATGCGGTTCCGGCAACATGCAGTGGCGGTGAGCGCGGACATAAAAGATATGTTCATGCGCGTTCACATCCGAGAAGAAGATCGCGACATGCAGCGCTTCCTATGGAGGGGAGATCGACGCGCCGGCCCGCCTACCGAGTATCGCATGAAGAGCGTTATATTCGGTGCGACTTCATCACCGTGTACGGCTATTTACGTGAAAAATAGCAACGCCGAGCGCTACAAGGACATCTACCCGGAGGCAGCCGAGGCCGTGGTGAGAAATCACTACGTGGACGACTACCTGGCGAGCTACGAAACAGAAGAAGAGGCGGTGCGCATCTCCACTGAAGTCAACAAGATACATCACTTCGCGAACTACGACCTGCAGAAGTGGACGTCGAACAGCCGCATCGTGCTCGCTCAGCTGTCGTCATCTGAAGCTGAAGACCCTAGACTGCTGCAACTGGACCCGGGGAAGCTGCTGGGCATGGTGTGGCACCCGGAGGACGACACACTCTCCTTCAACTTGAACAAACATCGCATCCCCGAGGCAATACTGAGCGGCGAGCGCACACCTACGAAGAGAGAAGCGCTGCGGACAGTCATGTCGATCTACGACCCGCTCGGACTCGCCACGCCGGTCACCGTGCAAGCGAAGCGCATCCTGCAGGACGTCTGGCGCTCCGGCATCGACTGGGACGCGCAACTCGAAGACAACGAAGCTCGAGCATGGAGGAGCTGGATCGAGCACGCGCAACAGCTGCCGCGCCTCGCCGTGCCGCGCTGCTACGCCTCATACAGCGGCGCGGCCACTCGCGAGCTCCACATCTTCGTCGACGCaagttcgtctgcatatgctgCTGTCGTCTACTGGAGGGTCGTCGATCAAGAGGGAAACACACACCTGTCACTCGTCAGCGGAAAGGCAAGAGTCGCACAGCTCAACAAGGTGGTCTCCATCCCGCGACTCGAACTGCAAGCGGCCGTGCTGGGATGCCGCCTCGCACAAGCCGCCATCGAAGAACACGACTTGAAGCCGAGTCGTCGAGTGTACTGGTCGGACTCAAGAACAGTACTCACATGGCTACGAAATGGCCCACGTACCTACAAGCCGTTCGTAGCACACCGCGTAGCCGAGATAAGCGACACTACGAAAACAAAGGAGTGGCGCTGGGTACCTACAAAGGAGAACACAGCCGACGACGCAACGCGCGACACGCCCCCGGACTTCAACTCAAGTCACCGGTGGTACCGCGGCCCCGCCTTCCTATACTTACCGGAGGAGCACTGGCCGCGAGAAGAGAAGATCGTCGAAGAAGACACGGGGGAAGAGCGAACACTCGTCACTGTCGCCGCCACACGCTTGTCTGAGGCCCTGCCAGACATAACTCGCTTCAGTAACTTCATGCGAGTTATTCGAGCGACGGCACGGGTACTACAATTCATCGAGCTACTACGTGCGAAGAAACAAACAGTGCTGCATAAACGCACTAAGAAGAATGAAGAGGCCGACCCTGCGTGGACGAGTACTACGCCGAGAACAGCTACGCGGGCCGCTACGCCCGCCGTGAAGACAGCTGTGcggaagtacctacttctcaGCGCTCGGCACATGCACCGCGCGCGTCAACTGTGGCTACGATCGcaacaacaagaaaacttCGCTGAAGAAATAGCTGCGCTACAGAAAAGCGTCGCTATACCTACTACGAGTCGACTGCACAACTTATCAGTCATACTCGACGAAGAGAAGATCATCAGACTACGTTCAAGAATAGCGACTGCCGCCGACATCACCCCATCGCAACGTGAACCGGCAGTACTCGACGGCAATCATCGGTGGACCCGACTGTACATCGCTTGGGTACACAAACAGCTTCACCACGGCGGGTTCGAGACAACTGCGAATGAAGTCCGGCAACACTACTGGGTGCTGAGACTACGACACGCCGTGCGCAGCGAAGTGAAGCAATGCCTGGCCTGCCGCATACGGAAGGCCACACCTGCGCAGCCGTCGACGGGCAACCATCCACATACACGGCTCGCGCATCATCAGAGGCCGTTCACCTACACCGGACTCGACTACTTTGGCCCTCTCATGGTCACTGTGGGTCGTACGAAGCAGAAGAGGTACGGCGTGCTGTTCACGTGCCTCACCACTCGAGCAGTACACCTCGAGGTCGCCGGCAGCCTGAGCACGGACTCGGCTATCATGGCGCTGCGACGGTTCATCGCGCGGCGCAACTGTCCCTCCGAGCTTCACTCCGACAACGGGACCAACCTGCGGGGCGCCGACGTCGAGTTGAAGAAAGCAGCGCTGGCGGCCATGGAGGAGGAGGCGTCGGTGCGCTTCATCCAGTGGCGGTACATCCCTCCGAGCGCGCCATTCATGGGCGGCGCGTGGGAACGGCTGGTGCGGAGCGTCAAGAACGCGCTGCAAGTCACACTGCACGAGCGCGCGCCGAAAGAAGAGGTCCTCGCTACACTACTGGTCGAGGCGGAGCACACCATCAACAGTCGGCCACTCACCCACGTGTCGACCTCTGCAGACGACGAGGAAGCCCTCACGCCGAACCACTTCCTGCTGGGCGCGCCGTCACGAGTGCCGCTGCCGGGAGCCTTCACCGAGGACGACGAGGCCGGCCGCAAGGACTGGAGGAAGAGTCAACGCCTGGCAGACATGTTCTGGGCGCGCTGGGTACGAGAATACCTACCGGAGCTGCAACACCGGCGGGAGCCCCGAGCCACCAACGGGGCCATCAAGAAGGACGACCTCGTGCTCATCGCGGACGGGACTCTACCAAGGAACTGCTGGCCACGCGGGGTCGTCGTGTCTACCTACCCCGGTCCAGACGGCGAGGTGCGAGCAGTCGACGTGCGCACCAACAGAGGGGTACTCCGGCGGCCTACGAAGAAATTGGTCATCCTGCCAGTCAACACTTGA
- the LOC119692952 gene encoding alpha-(1,3)-fucosyltransferase C yields MRGVFSLLIASSAVWLTSNYCRPDPPVPTNNKLILSWAPRFGDYSFSFGHGTPEDFKKAGCKYTNCEIIKRRWLYPLQRIDAFLFHGFEDYEILFGTPRVRFDHQIYIFYCVESVRRSYIAERRRDFFNMTFTYRLDSDIAWPYFGVFDAETEELVAPSFNPQWISTMVLKGSKMQQDIDALIASKTHTAAWLVSNCHSVSGREEYVKKLQELGIDVHIYGACGTYKCPFSENCKKIISKYYFYIAFENSLCEDYVTEKTITAFESGSVPAVLSGANLTRFLPPNSYLDAQELGPVELAKEMKRLMADKKSYAEKLYWRQRYKVAKYTYLTEKTGHHPFCSVCEAVNTGKVITKRNKEVLDWWHSSQTGDGGSCLM; encoded by the coding sequence ATGCGAGGGGTTTTCTCATTATTGATCGCATCAAGTGCAGTGTGGCTGACGTCAAACTACTGCCGCCCCGATCCTCCGGTGCCAACAAACAACAAGCTCATCCTCTCCTGGGCGCCGCGTTTTGGTGACTACAGCTTTAGCTTCGGCCACGGTACACCGGAAGACTTCAAAAAAGCTGGCTGCAAGTACACCAACTGTGAAATTATCAAACGCCGATGGTTGTATCCGTTGCAGCGAATCGATGCTTTCTTGTTTCACGGATTTGAAGACTACGAAATACTGTTTGGGACGCCGCGCGTGAGATTCGATCATCaaatctatatattttattgtgttgaaTCTGTGAGACGAAGCTACATCGCTGAACGAAGAAGGGATTTCTTTAACATGACCTTTACGTACAGGCTAGACTCTGATATAGCGTGGCCTTATTTTGGAGTTTTTGATGCAGAAACTGAAGAACTTGTTGCACCTTCGTTCAACCCGCAGTGGATTTCAACAATGGTACTGAAAGGGTCGAAAATGCAACAAGATATTGACGCGCTTATTGCGAGTAAAACACACACAGCTGCCTGGTTAGTATCGAACTGTCACAGTGTTAGTGGAAGAGAAGAATATGTGAAGAAATTGCAAGAGCTTGGCATCGACGTTCATATCTACGGTGCTTGTGGCACTTACAAGTGTCCGTTCAGTGAAAATTGCAAGAAAATAATCagcaaatattatttctatatcGCTTTTGAAAATTCCTTGTGCGAGGACTATGTCACAGAGAAGACAATCACAGCGTTCGAAAGTGGTTCAGTGCCGGCCGTGTTAAGTGGTGCTAATTTGACAAGGTTCCTACCACCAAATTCGTATTTAGACGCCCAAGAGTTAGGACCTGTTGAACTAGCTAAAGAAATGAAGCGTCTTATGGCTGATAAAAAGTCATATGctgaaaaactttattggCGGCAAAGATATAAGGTGGCGAAATATACATATCTGACAGAGAAAACCGGACATCACCCGTTTTGTAGTGTGTGTGAAGCTGTTAATACTGGAAAAGTTATAACCAAACGAAACAAGGAAGTTTTAGATTGGTGGCACTCTTCACAAACTGGTGATGGAGGCTCGTGTTTGATGTGA
- the LOC105383144 gene encoding uncharacterized protein LOC105383144, protein MGAHMGAEKTYKRLRLRYFWPGMYGDVADHVAKCDICKSYKHQNQLTPGLMGEPKVCRRPFQCISMDLVGPLPRSRQQHEHLLVVVCCFTKYCLLFPLRRATSKNVAGILEDHIFLVHGIPQTVIADNGPQFIGHEVKDLFLKYNIPQVHYTPIYTPQVNTVERYNRTVVTAIATMVGSDHRTWDCHLAEIQFAMNTAVNDTTGFSPFMLVHGREAVPDGRVYGDVEDIDDIQLSSRSEYMQKLRGLKEVFVRVDSELQKSHSRNARYYNRRRRDACYNTGDFVWRRTHNRSDADKFIALKLAPKFEKCKVIQKLSNLVYLLEDVNGRQAECHLKDIRCKVSE, encoded by the coding sequence ATGGGGGCCCATATGGGAGCTGAAAAGACATACAAGCGTTTAAGACTCCGCTACTTTTGGCCTGGCATGTACGGCGATGTAGCGGATCATGTGGCCAAATGCGACATTTGTAAATCTTACAAGCATCAAAACCAACTCACTCCAGGTTTGATGGGTGAGCCCAAAGTTTGTCGTCGCCCATTCCAGTGCATCAGCATGGATTTAGTTGGTCCACTGCCACGGTCGCGACAACAACACGAACACCTTCTGGTAGTAGTATGTTGTTTTACCAAGTATTGTCTACTCTTCCCGCTCCGCCGTGCCACTAGTAAAAATGTCGCCGGGATTCTGGAGGACCACATCTTTTTGGTGCATGGTATTCCACAAACAGTAATTGCAGATAATGGACCCCAATTCATCGGGCATGAAGTAAAGGACTTATTCCTCAAGTATAATATCCCCCAAGTCCACTACACACCTATTTACACTCCTCAGGTTAACACTGTCGAGCGTTATAATAGGACCGTCGTTACCGCCATCGCTACAATGGTAGGGTCGGATCACCGAACTTGGGATTGTCACCTTGCAGAAATACAGTTCGCCATGAATACAGCAGTCAACGATACAACGGGTTTCTCCCCATTTATGCTAGTACATGGACGTGAGGCTGTACCGGATGGACGTGTCTACGGAGATGTCGAAGACATTGACGACATACAGCTAAGCTCTCGATCGGAGTACATGCAGAAGTTGAGAGGACTCAAAGAGGTTTTCGTGAGAGTAGACTCAGAACTACAAAAATCTCATAGTCGCAATGCCCGTTATTATAACCGTCGCCGGCGTGATGCTTGTTACAACACCGGGGATTTTGTTTGGAGGCGGACACATAACCGTAGTGACGCCGATAAATTTATAGCTCTTAAGCTAGCCCCGAAGTTCGAGAAGTGTAAGGTGATACAAAAACTGTCAAACCTGGTCTATCTTTTGGAAGATGTTAACGGTAGGCAAGCGGAATGCCATTTAAAGGATATCCGTTGCAAAGTCAGTGAATAG
- the LOC125490926 gene encoding alpha-(1,3)-fucosyltransferase C-like, protein MEMRGVFSLLIASSAVWLTSNYCRPDPPVPTNNKLILSWAPHYGDYSFGFGHGTPEDFKKAGCKYTNCEIIKRRWLYPLQRIDAFLFHGFEDYEILFGTPRVRFDHQIYIFYCFESVRQSYIAERRRDFFNMTFTYRLDSDIAWPYFGVYDAETEELVAPSFNPQWISTMVLKGSKVQQDIDALIASKTHTAAWLVSNCHSVSGREEYVKKLQELGIDVHIYGACGTYKCPFSENCKKIISKYYFYIAFENSLCEDYVTEKTITAFESGSVPAVLSGANLTRFLPPNSYLDAQELGPVELAKEMKRLMADKKSYAEKLYWRQRYKVAKYTYLTEKTGHHPFCSVCEAVNTGKVITKRNKEVLDWWHSSQTGDGGSCLM, encoded by the exons ATGGAAATGCGAGGGGTTTTCTCATTATTGATCGCATCAAGTGCAGTGTGGCTGACGTCAAACTACTGCCGCCCCGATCCTCCGGTGCCAACAAACAACAAGCTCATCCTCTCCTGGGCGCCGCATTATGGCGACTACAGCTTTGGCTTCGGCCACGGTACACCGGAAGACTTCAAAAAAGCTGGCTGCAAGTACACCAACTGCGAAATTATCAAACGCCGATGGTTGTATCCGTTGCAGCGAATCGATGCTTTCTTGTTTCACGGATTTGAAGACTACGAAATACTGTTTGGGACGCCGCGCGTGAGATTCGATCATCaaatctatatattttattgttttgaatCTGTGAGACAAAGCTACATCGCTGAACGAAGAAGGGATTTCTTTAACATGACCTTTACGTACAGGTTAGACTCTGATATAGCGTGGCCTTATTTTGGAGTTTATGATGCAGAAACTGAAGAACTTGTTGCACCTTCGTTCAACCCGCAGTGGATTTCAACAATGGTACTGAAAGGGTCGAAAGTGCAACAAGATATTGACGCGCTTATTGCGAGTAAAACACACACAGCTGCCTGGTTAGTATCGAACTGTCACAGTGTTAGTGGAAGAGAAGAATATGTGAAGAAATTGCAAGAGCTTGGCATCGACGTTCATATCTACGGTGCTTGTGGCACTTACAAGTGTCCGTTCAGTGAGAATTGCAAGAAAATAATCagcaaatattatttctatatcGCTTTTGAAAATTCCTTGTGCGAGGACTATGTCACAGAGAAGACAATCACAGCGTTCGAAAGTGGTTCAGTGCCGGCCGTgttaag TGGTGCTAATTTGACAAGGTTCCTACCACCAAATTCGTATTTAGACGCCCAAGAGTTAGGACCTGTTGAACTAGCTAAAGAAATGAAGCGTCTTATGGCTGATAAAAAGTCATATGctgaaaaactttattggCGGCAAAGATATAAGGTGGCGAAATATACATATCTGACAGAGAAAACCGGACATCACCCGTTTTGTAGTGTGTGTGAAGCTGTTAATACTGGAAAAGTTATAACCAAACGAAACAAGGAAGTTTTAGATTGGTGGCACTCTTCACAAACTGGTGATGGAGGCTCGTGTTTGATGTGA